tcttaagagccgtctcttttgcCCAAGCAATTTCTTCCtatggagattttattccctacataaagACAACAATGGGAgaatataaggttcattacaagcaatcccaacataaagttctaaaaactaggtgaaaagtattgtttggtaacataccagaggcattttatagtattcggacgtatccggaccaagtggtttggaatttgttggatcaatgtatgtcacaatttaaggaatgaatgaaaagaaaattgaattagttccaaataaaattaaattactatgtcgggtactagttccggcatgctcgacgacaTTACCGCCAAAACAACCAAAGCCAGAAACATGTGCCGACATTCTCGAATAATGTTCCGGCATTCCGGAACTGTCCTTGAAAAAGATGACCTAATTTTAAACAGTACCGGCATTGTGTTTTCTTGAACATTAATGCCGAAATTGGCAATACCTGCATGCTCGTTACACAAGGTTCGAAGCCGGAAAACGGCTCCGGCATGGTTGATAATTTTAAAACCACGCCGGTATAATACTACCAAAGTGACTAACTTCTGGATGTTTTTCTAGTGGTACCGGCATGCTATATATGTGAGAGGTTTCAAGCCGGTATTTGTTCTCGGCGTGCTACATAATTTATAAACCACGCCTGAATTCTGTACCGGTGTGCTCGATAATTTTTATACCACGCCGGTATTTAAGTTCAAAATTCtttaactcctggatgtttttcttgtggtaccggcatggtaaagttaggagtgaaccatgctggtttggatattccatggaatattcggtggtaggtaaaaagttaactgcgtgccGACATGGATTGttttggttgaagaccacgccgacagctgtttcaaaatgggggatatttttcaccggcatggaaatagtatgaataccatgccggttctAGTGGTGCCAGCGTGGTATTCATACGTgtatgccggcaccaagctttttcaaagaaaaaaatggtggttttcaaaaaaaaaaaatcaaattttctacCTCTAAGCAACATTACCTGTGTATttgggatgcttgtatgttgaacttgtttactttcttgggttggttcttcaaaaaacacttcatgATCACGAAATTCatattccaagggtgttggttcatcatataaatccaattgtgagttgttatcattaacctaagattgaagatatgcttcttgttgtagttgagctaaagattcagcaactgcaattctctcctcacaatcatcttccattttcacaaaaaaaaattcactcaaaaatatttttccctccttctactctcacctcactcacacaaattcaaataaaaatacacactaatctatcccccaaatacttaagattttactaattattattaaccactaaacctgattagtgatggccagattaggaattaaaaaaataattacataaggggtgacccagatttgatatttggatccagtttttgtcatgtagctatatcccccaattagttttgatatcccccaatcgcgcgttcactATAATTCTACCATACATATTTTTATAGTATATTATACTATTTTTTTAGACCTCCCTAAAACAAATCATAAAATTTTGACATATACTTTATGCTTAGCAATATATCTTAGTTTAATATTACTCACACATGTCATAAATattaatcaaaatttatttttatcccGTAAATGGATTGCTACTAAATATGCAAACGAATTGCGACTTAAATtccaataattttatatgcatatataaatgataaatgggcctgtagttttttttttctagcaGACCTATTTTCAGTTGACTCTTTTGTCAACTTTATTGCTGAAGTGTTTGcaatttttaaaccataaagaaatttggtttgcaaatagagTCCCCTTgttaaaatcataaagaagctTGGTTAATTAATTTTGTGGACTGGGTTATGATCAGAGATTGGATTATATGACATATCCGTATTACcaataaaaccataaagaaatttggaTTTGGTATCCATCTTGGTCATAAGGAAATTTGGTCATGGGAAAATGATACTGGAATTTTTCGTGGACTCAGAAGGATTTGAGCACTATATTAATGTCCTTGTAGATGGACCTAATTCGACCAGAATTCGAACTTTTGGACTCAGAAGGACTTGAGTACCATCGTTGGGTATCTGATGAATTCACCTTCGTGGCAAAGGACTACACCTCCACTATCAAGCCGTCTGCCAACGCTGCTCCAGAAACTGAGAAAGACAAAGCTCATGCTCTTATGTTCCTCAAGAGGCATATCGATCCTAACCTATGCTGGGGTTATCATCACTTGAAGACACCAAAAGAGCTATGTGATATTCTATATAGCCGTTTTGGGAACATTCATGATTCCTTAATACCACAATTGAACGTCCTGTGGAACGAAATCCGCTTCCTCGATTATATAAAAGTGAATGATTTCCAAAAAGACATGCTGCAAATTCAGGAACGTATGGACTTTTGTGGAAAGAAACTAACTGATGAGGAAATGATTCAGAAAACCATATCGACCTTTCCCACCTCTTCCATGATACTAGCGAACCAGTATCGTTTAGAGGTTGACAACAAGAGAATCACCACATTCAGTAGGTTGATAAACTTACTTAGAGTGGCTGAAAGGCACAATGAGATTCTTGTCAATAACAATGCCAGAGCTGTCGGGAAAAAGAAAGTTCCCGAAGCTAACCATGGTAAGGTCAATAGGGGAAAGAACCCCAAAGGAAAGAGGGCTCGACATTATGATCCACACCCCCATGATCCATACCCACGTGGAGATAACACATCTCATGGAAGAGTACGTAAGGGAAATAATCGAGGTCAAGGACGTAAAGGTTACTCCAATGTTTGGCACAGAGAAGAGACTTCTGGCCATAGTGGTAGTGATCCTAAGTTCGAGAAAACACCCAAAAATCCCACCAACAAAAAGTCCACAGATGAAAATGCGCCTTGTTTTAGGTGTGGATTTACCAGAAATTGGTACAAGCACTGTAAGGCTAGTGCCAATCTAGATGCGACCTACAAAAAGTACTGGGAAACTCTAGAAGAAGAGGCTAACTATATGGAAGAAAATGAGGTAACCCCTGATATCAACCTCACAGTCTCAGACTTCCTAGGCAATGCGGACTTTTCCCCAACAATGGATGTGTCTAACTTTGCTTGGGCCTAAGAATTTAGTTTATGACTTGCTAGACTCTATCTGTTTTTAGATGCTTTGAAGTTTTTATGTTATCTTAGACTACCGTTTGTTTAATAGTTTAAGTAGGTGTTATCGTTGTTGAACATGTTCTTACCATCTTTATGTTATGTGTATGGATTATCTATAAGTACTTATTTTCTATTAATGTTCTATAGAAATTTACTTTGTTTATGATAATCTGTTGTTTAGCATGTACATTAGAATGGATAAGACGTCATTCTAGTGGAACAGATTTCTCTAAAGAAAATGAGATAAAATGTTCATAACATTCCTTCCTAATGTATTTGTAGGAATGTCTCCAGGAGAAATTGAAAGTCTAGTTGATAGTGCAACCACCCACACTATCCTAAGAAATGGATAATTATTTACCAATTTTACTCCTTATAATACATCTGTGACTACAATGATTGGATCATCGCAAGTAATAATTAGGCGAGGTACTGCTCAATTCTTGTTTCCAAACGACACAATGATTAAAGTCACAGAAgctctatatgcaccaagagcTCACCGCACTATGTTAAGTTTCAAGGATATCCGTGCAAACGGTTATCACTTGGAAAATCATTGTGAAAATAgaattgagtacatatatgtgacCTCTAGTGAATGCGGAAGGAAGCgcatcttagagaaactaatgaatCACTCTAGTGGATTGTATATCACCACTATTAGGATTATCGAATCCCATGTGGTTGCCAACGATGAACTGTTGGTCAGTGACTTATATAAGCTTTGgcacgatcgactagggcacccaGGTCGTGATATGATGATCCGTGTTTTGAAGAACTCATATGGACATCCTTTCTTtcgaatgaaaaataaaatgatacAAAAGATTGTTAAAATGCAGAGTAACAATGTGTATTCTAAAGTAAATGATGCACATTTTATGCCTCCTAATGTAAGAGAAGCGCAACCTTCCTCTTCCAAGGTAATTGAAGCACACCCCCTGTCCCATTCTTCTTCGTTGTCCTTATCAAAGGCACATCGCTGCAAAGCTTATGCTTTAGTAaagacaggatcgagaccatcctatggtaaagataccaaacaaaatattccatttttacaaagaatacaaggtgatatttgtggacaTATACATctagaatgcggaccattcaggtattttatggttctggtTGATGCTTCGACCCGTTGGTCACATGTTGCATTGTTGTCCACAAGAAATGCTGCATTTGCAAAGCTCCTCGCACAAATTATATGATTAAGGGATCACCATCCTGATtatccaatcaagtctatcagacttgataatgctggagaatttacatctaaaggatttgatgatttATGTATGTCTAATGCAATTGACATAGAGCATCCCGTACCCCATgtacacactcaaaatggtctCGCATAAGCTATcatcaaaaggttacagatgatagCTAGGGCATTGGTTATGCGTTCCAACCTGCCTATTACTGCCTGGGGGTACGCCATATTGCATGCAACATTACTTATTCGCTTTATACCCACTGCTAGCCAACCTTTTTTTGCGTACcggttggtaactggatatgagcATGATATTTCACATTTACACATATTTGGTTGTGCCGTATACGTTCCTATTACGCCCCCACAACGTACTAAGATGGGTCCACAAAGACGATTAGGTATTTATGTTGAATACGTATCCCCAACAATTATCCTCTACTTAGAACCTTTGACAGGCGATCtatttaccgctagatttgcggactgtcactttgatgagacaaccttcccgtcgttagggggaggtatggaaaaggacttccaaagggaacgacatgaattgtcgtggtgtgttcccacgttGTCTCATCTTGATCCCCACACTCCACAATGCGAAAGTGAAGTGAAAAGAATTGTCGATCTTCAGAATGTGGCAAATtcaatgcctgatgcatttactGATATCGCTAAAGTAACGAGATCATatataccagctgcaaacgtgcCTGCAAGGTTGGAAATTCCCGACAAGGGAAAAGGTACCATAGATATAGGTACCAAGGctgcacttggtggaagtgtagttgaggccgtggccTCCAATAGGAAGAGggggagaccacttggttcgatcgatACTTAGCCAAGGAAGAAAAGGGCGAGTAAGGCACAAACCAATCCATATATCATCAATACAGATAATCCATCTCATGAGATTGTCTCTGATTAcagttatgtccatgaatcataACTGGGGGACGCACCGAAGTTTGAATTGATTCC
This portion of the Papaver somniferum cultivar HN1 chromosome 11, ASM357369v1, whole genome shotgun sequence genome encodes:
- the LOC113324249 gene encoding uncharacterized protein LOC113324249, which codes for MDLIRPEFELLDSEGLEYHRWVSDEFTFVAKDYTSTIKPSANAAPETEKDKAHALMFLKRHIDPNLCWGYHHLKTPKELCDILYSRFGNIHDSLIPQLNVLWNEIRFLDYIKVNDFQKDMLQIQERMDFCGKKLTDEEMIQKTISTFPTSSMILANQYRLEVDNKRITTFSRLINLLRVAERHNEILVNNNARAVGKKKVPEANHGKVNRGKNPKGKRARHYDPHPHDPYPRGDNTSHGRVRKGNNRGQGRKGYSNVWHREETSGHSGSDPKFEKTPKNPTNKKSTDENAPCFRCGFTRNWYKHCKASANLDATYKKYWETLEEEANYMEENEVTPDINLTVSDFLGNADFSPTMDVSNFAWA